The Sedimentisphaera salicampi genome includes a region encoding these proteins:
- a CDS encoding flagellar basal body P-ring protein FlgI: MRPKHYLVILSMVMLLFGCSEQAKVKKPEEQNKPPLRLNSTIGNLCNLYAPDGIAVEGFGLVANLNGNGSSECPTRVREYMIKYIQQMLGDANRLEAMRMLRDEDNAVVRVYGYVPAGARRGRKFDLFVEALPSTQTTSLKGGSLYTCNLTSRSRLGVEGAKILAKGKGPVFINFAGKDKPNLRKGYVIGGGKFQESNRLYIELKRPNYRLAAVIRNRINERFGEKTAKARSSQIVDLNLPNGYKQNYSKFANLVEALYLYENNSSLQSRIKILAKNLTEPRNPDIEYGLEAIGKPAVKTLVPYLKHEKPLVRLRAARCLVNMGYADAGSVLVKLAKMNPSPYKYEAIEAIGESSASATVKSLLREFLSDDDFQARLLAYKYLSEASDLAVMPKLTSAGFRIDTMLAKESEPLIYIKRKDQPRIALFGINIPLGQNVFLSLDKGNLLLDNPAGKDQIMMLRQHPDQKGVIGPIYADFNVESLISRLCDKTVKSSGVRSGLGLNFTEVVRVLNELDKKGAIKSKLMLGPLPEMPERANTIEKLNE; encoded by the coding sequence ATGAGACCAAAACACTATCTTGTTATTTTATCGATGGTAATGCTGCTTTTCGGCTGTTCGGAGCAGGCGAAGGTTAAGAAGCCTGAAGAGCAGAATAAACCTCCTCTCCGGCTCAACAGCACGATAGGAAATCTCTGCAATCTCTACGCTCCGGACGGCATAGCTGTAGAGGGTTTCGGATTAGTGGCAAACCTCAACGGCAACGGTTCGTCTGAGTGCCCAACCCGGGTGAGAGAGTATATGATAAAATACATCCAGCAGATGCTCGGCGATGCAAATCGTCTTGAAGCGATGCGAATGCTTCGTGATGAGGATAATGCGGTTGTCAGGGTTTATGGATACGTGCCGGCAGGAGCGAGGCGGGGGAGAAAATTCGACCTTTTCGTAGAAGCCCTGCCCAGCACTCAAACCACCTCGCTCAAGGGAGGAAGCCTCTACACCTGCAATCTAACCTCCCGCTCTCGGCTCGGCGTAGAAGGTGCGAAGATTCTCGCAAAAGGCAAAGGGCCGGTGTTTATAAACTTTGCAGGCAAAGACAAGCCGAATCTCCGAAAAGGATACGTTATCGGAGGCGGGAAATTTCAGGAAAGCAACAGGCTGTATATTGAGCTCAAGAGGCCGAATTACCGCCTTGCCGCTGTAATCCGAAACAGAATCAATGAGCGGTTTGGTGAGAAAACCGCCAAAGCCCGCAGCTCGCAGATTGTAGATTTAAATCTCCCCAACGGCTATAAACAGAACTACAGCAAATTCGCCAACCTTGTTGAGGCTCTATACCTCTATGAAAACAACAGCTCTTTGCAGTCAAGGATAAAAATCCTTGCCAAAAACCTTACAGAGCCCCGAAATCCGGATATCGAATACGGCCTTGAGGCAATCGGAAAGCCAGCGGTTAAAACGTTAGTGCCTTATCTCAAGCACGAAAAGCCGCTTGTACGTCTTCGTGCTGCCAGATGCCTTGTGAATATGGGGTATGCTGATGCAGGCTCTGTGCTTGTAAAGCTGGCGAAGATGAACCCCTCGCCTTATAAGTATGAGGCGATTGAGGCGATTGGTGAATCAAGTGCCTCGGCAACAGTGAAATCGCTTTTGAGGGAATTCCTTTCAGACGATGATTTTCAGGCGAGGCTGCTTGCATACAAGTATCTCAGCGAGGCATCTGATTTGGCTGTGATGCCAAAGCTCACATCTGCCGGCTTCCGCATAGACACAATGCTCGCCAAAGAAAGCGAGCCGCTTATATATATCAAAAGGAAAGATCAGCCCCGAATAGCACTTTTTGGAATTAACATACCGCTTGGGCAAAACGTATTTCTCTCGCTGGATAAAGGCAATCTCCTGCTGGATAACCCCGCGGGTAAAGATCAGATTATGATGCTTCGCCAGCATCCCGATCAGAAAGGGGTTATAGGGCCGATTTATGCAGATTTTAATGTGGAGAGCCTTATCAGCAGGCTTTGCGATAAAACTGTTAAATCCAGCGGCGTGCGAAGCGGGCTCGGCCTTAATTTCACTGAGGTTGTGCGCGTGCTAAATGAGCTGGATAAAAAGGGAGCGATAAAATCAAAGCTTATGCTCGGGCCTCTGCCGGAGATGCCGGAAAGAGCCAATACAATTGAAAAACTCAATGAATAG